In the genome of Streptomyces aquilus, the window CCAAGTCGATCTCGGACCTCGCCAACAAGCCTTTGTTCCCGCCGAGTTGGGGAGAGGCGATCCGGTGGGAGCAGGAGACCGCCGATCTGCTGGCGGAGGGCGGCTTCGTGAAGAAGTTCGACGTGGCCTCGCTCTTCGACCACCGCTTCGAGGGCATCGCCGCGCGGTCCGTGTCCGAGGAGTACCGGAAGTGAGCGCCGTGACGACGACGGCCCCCGCCGTCACCGAGGCCCCGCCGGCGGTACGCCGCAGGCGCCGCAGCCTCTCCCCCGGTCGCCGGCTGCCCGCCGCCCGGCTCATCGGCCCGGTGCTGCTGCTCGCCCTGTGGGCCGCCGCCTCCGCCGCCGGCCGGCTGGACCCGGGGGCGATCCCGGCGCCCTGGAACGTGCTGGAGACGGGCGCCCGGCTGTGGACCGAGGGCACCCTTGCGGACGACATCCTGACCTCGCTCCAGCGGGCCGCCTCCGGCTTCGCGATCGGCCTGGTCGCCGGGGTCGCGCTGGCGCTGGCGGCGGGGCTGAGCCGGGTCGGGGAGGCGCTGATCGACGGGACGGTGAACCTCAACCGGGCGATCCCCACCCTCGGTCTGATCCCGCTGTTCATCCTCTGGCTGGGCATCGGCGAGA includes:
- a CDS encoding ABC transporter permease; this translates as MSAVTTTAPAVTEAPPAVRRRRRSLSPGRRLPAARLIGPVLLLALWAAASAAGRLDPGAIPAPWNVLETGARLWTEGTLADDILTSLQRAASGFAIGLVAGVALALAAGLSRVGEALIDGTVNLNRAIPTLGLIPLFILWLGIGETFKIAIIAIVVYIPIYLNTHAALAGIDSRFVELAEVQGLNRFQFIRQIVIPGALPGFFVGLRLGVTGSWLGLVVLEQINATSGLGYLMFQAQNYGQSDVILVGLVVYGVFGLVSDSAVRLIERKVLSWRRSLSS